A region of Desulfolithobacter dissulfuricans DNA encodes the following proteins:
- the larB gene encoding nickel pincer cofactor biosynthesis protein LarB, with translation MHENIIRTILREVAAGTRDPESALDRLRHLPVETLPSARIDTHRSLRTGIPEAVFGQDKTVDQLVEILGAMLAREQVVLATRVSPDKAAAVQARLPQLNYHAPARMLTGNKEHIPRARTRGEVVIVTAGTSDLPVAEEARISLEYFGHRVHTLFDTGVAGLHRILAHTQRLASASVIIVVAGMEGALPTVVAGMVSAPVIGVPSSIGYGTGAGGFSALLGMLNSCAPGLAVVNIDNGFGAACMAAAINHRKENNTPAPEEP, from the coding sequence ATGCATGAAAATATCATCCGCACCATTCTCCGGGAAGTGGCCGCTGGCACCAGGGACCCTGAATCCGCCCTTGACCGGCTGCGCCACCTGCCGGTAGAGACCCTGCCCTCAGCCCGGATAGACACCCATCGCAGCCTGCGCACCGGTATCCCCGAAGCGGTCTTTGGCCAGGACAAAACCGTGGACCAGCTGGTCGAGATCCTCGGCGCCATGCTTGCCCGGGAGCAGGTGGTTCTCGCCACCCGGGTAAGCCCGGACAAGGCAGCGGCCGTCCAGGCCCGGTTGCCGCAGCTCAACTACCACGCTCCGGCCCGGATGCTGACCGGCAACAAAGAGCATATTCCCCGGGCCAGGACCAGGGGCGAGGTGGTGATCGTCACCGCCGGCACCTCGGATCTCCCGGTGGCCGAAGAGGCCAGGATATCGCTGGAATATTTCGGCCACCGGGTCCACACCCTCTTTGACACCGGTGTCGCCGGACTCCATCGCATCCTCGCTCACACGCAACGACTCGCCTCGGCCTCGGTGATCATCGTGGTGGCCGGCATGGAGGGCGCCCTGCCCACGGTGGTGGCCGGCATGGTGAGCGCGCCGGTCATCGGCGTGCCCAGTTCCATAGGCTACGGCACCGGAGCCGGAGGGTTCTCCGCCCTGCTCGGCATGCTCAACAGCTGCGCCCCTGGCCTGGCGGTGGTCAATATCGATAATGGCTTCGGTGCCGCCTGCATGGCCGCTGCCATCAATCATCGCAAAGAAAATAACACCCCTGCCCCGGAGGAACCCTGA